One genomic window of Campylobacter curvus includes the following:
- a CDS encoding MotE family protein — MRRLLAFLLVLNFAFAYDVPVDCTQIFEARKDEILKELEVIDEQRQALEAFRASAQAAYEEGLKKLAQKEADINATMKTLEQKRKEIDDQVAKNDKILTQLRTMTTDKVNESYSKMKDQAAADVLSQMSRAQAASIMYALEPKKISTVMAKMDPKTASEITTLLTKGPPFNDDNESSIDTPAGSLNIR; from the coding sequence ATGCGTAGATTGCTTGCATTTTTGCTTGTTTTAAATTTTGCTTTTGCGTATGATGTTCCGGTTGATTGCACGCAAATTTTTGAAGCCAGGAAAGATGAAATTCTAAAAGAGCTCGAGGTCATCGACGAGCAGCGTCAAGCGCTGGAAGCGTTTCGTGCCAGCGCGCAAGCAGCCTACGAAGAGGGGCTAAAAAAGCTCGCTCAAAAAGAAGCCGACATAAACGCGACCATGAAAACGCTGGAGCAAAAGCGTAAAGAGATAGACGATCAAGTGGCTAAAAACGATAAAATTTTGACCCAGCTTCGCACGATGACGACCGATAAAGTCAATGAGTCCTACTCCAAAATGAAAGATCAAGCCGCCGCGGACGTGCTCTCACAGATGAGCCGCGCACAGGCCGCTAGCATCATGTATGCGCTAGAGCCAAAGAAAATTTCGACCGTCATGGCAAAAATGGATCCCAAAACCGCCTCCGAGATCACGACTTTGCTGACTAAGGGGCCGCCATTTAACGATGATAACGAGTCTAGCATAGATACACCGGCCGGTAGCCTCAATATACGCTGA
- a CDS encoding flagellar export protein FliJ, producing the protein MDKIEVRLVASRLNVRRLEASLKAVRGKLDEFDLPKSGNANDLKGDLELLKIMRDELASYKEQLELAKKEVAHFEHQYKNANLEYEKMKYLEKEDFKREIKRIERAESLALDEFAVIKFATKDKAVDA; encoded by the coding sequence ATGGACAAAATCGAAGTGAGACTCGTCGCATCGCGGCTAAATGTGCGAAGGCTGGAGGCTAGCCTCAAGGCGGTTCGAGGCAAGCTAGATGAGTTTGATCTGCCAAAAAGCGGCAATGCAAACGATCTAAAAGGGGATTTGGAGCTTTTAAAGATTATGCGAGATGAGCTTGCTTCATATAAAGAGCAGCTCGAGCTTGCCAAAAAAGAGGTGGCTCACTTCGAGCATCAGTATAAAAACGCGAATTTAGAGTATGAGAAGATGAAATACCTTGAAAAAGAGGACTTCAAGCGTGAGATAAAGCGTATCGAAAGAGCCGAGTCCTTAGCGCTTGATGAGTTTGCGGTCATAAAATTTGCCACCAAAGATAAGGCCGTAGATGCGTAG
- a CDS encoding adenylosuccinate synthase has protein sequence MRKADLVVGVQWGDEGKGKIVDMLGLNYDMICRSQGGHNAGHTIWVDGVRYAMHLIPSGILHKNIVNVIGNGVVVSPDVLIDEMAQFDHLEGRFYISDRAHLNLTHHGLIDQAKERLKGDKAIGTTGKGIGPTYADKISRSGHRVGELLEPERLCEALMSDFEMNKSLFNALGVKIPNHDELLEELKRYKEALAPYITNTTRLVWKALDDGKKVLLEGAQGTLLDIDHGTYPYVTSSNTISAGACTGLGLNPKEIGEVIGVIKAYTTRVGFGPFPTEDKGSDGDKMCEVGKEFGTTTGRRRRCGWFDAVSVKYASRLDAVDKYALMKLDVLDGFEVVKICKAYQYNGETIDYVPTDLENVTPIYEDLEGWDSVKGVTRYDDLPKNAKHYIERIEELTGVKVGLISTSPERSDTIIR, from the coding sequence ATGAGGAAAGCGGATTTAGTAGTAGGCGTTCAATGGGGCGATGAAGGCAAGGGCAAGATAGTCGATATGCTGGGGCTTAACTACGATATGATCTGTCGTTCGCAAGGCGGTCATAACGCGGGTCATACGATATGGGTCGATGGCGTGAGATATGCTATGCACCTCATACCAAGCGGAATTTTACACAAAAATATCGTAAACGTCATCGGTAACGGCGTCGTCGTCAGTCCTGATGTTTTGATAGACGAGATGGCGCAGTTTGACCATCTTGAGGGCAGATTTTATATAAGCGACAGGGCGCATTTGAATTTGACTCATCACGGCTTGATAGATCAGGCCAAAGAGCGTCTAAAAGGCGATAAAGCCATCGGGACTACAGGCAAAGGCATAGGGCCTACGTATGCGGATAAAATAAGTCGCAGCGGTCATAGAGTGGGCGAACTGCTCGAGCCTGAGAGGCTTTGCGAGGCCTTGATGAGCGACTTTGAGATGAACAAAAGCCTATTTAACGCGCTTGGAGTGAAGATCCCAAATCACGACGAGCTTTTAGAGGAGCTGAAACGATACAAAGAGGCGCTGGCTCCGTATATCACGAATACTACAAGGCTCGTTTGGAAGGCACTTGACGATGGTAAGAAAGTGCTGCTAGAAGGCGCTCAAGGCACATTGCTTGACATCGATCACGGCACGTATCCATACGTCACCAGCTCAAATACCATAAGTGCCGGCGCTTGCACCGGACTTGGACTAAACCCAAAAGAGATAGGCGAAGTCATCGGCGTCATCAAAGCCTATACGACTCGCGTGGGTTTTGGGCCGTTCCCTACCGAGGATAAGGGTAGCGACGGAGATAAAATGTGTGAGGTCGGTAAAGAATTTGGCACTACGACAGGTAGGCGCAGGAGATGCGGCTGGTTTGATGCAGTCAGCGTAAAATACGCTTCAAGACTCGATGCGGTCGATAAATACGCGCTAATGAAGCTTGACGTGCTAGACGGCTTTGAGGTGGTTAAAATTTGCAAAGCCTATCAATACAACGGCGAGACGATAGACTACGTCCCGACCGATCTTGAAAATGTCACTCCGATCTACGAGGATCTCGAGGGCTGGGATAGTGTCAAAGGCGTGACAAGGTATGACGACCTGCCAAAAAATGCCAAACACTACATAGAGCGCATCGAAGAGCTGACTGGTGTAAAGGTGGGACTGATATCGACAAGCCCTGAAAGAAGTGATACTATCATTAGATGA
- a CDS encoding ATP phosphoribosyltransferase regulatory subunit, whose product MSENIQNLNVYEHEIPVGSRLYFGKSAKLKRRIEQKASEILENEGFSEIVTPFFSYHQHLSVNATQLLRFSDSANHQISLRADSTVDVVRIVLRRLKGDINKRWFYIQPVFRYPSSEIYQIGAELIGESDVSKSVKIVAQLLEELKFEAFLQLSNIEIPRAVCKILNLPIEIFEKGQIEQILAQDVAWLSRLALLKTPGELSEMIPLVPGELKAPLESLKELANSLKYKNLRIVPLYYSKMRYYDKLFFRFLSANAILAGGGNYEIDGISSSGFAVYTDALIEQSN is encoded by the coding sequence ATGAGTGAAAATATACAAAATTTAAACGTTTATGAGCATGAGATCCCGGTGGGTAGTCGGCTTTATTTTGGCAAAAGCGCGAAGCTAAAAAGGCGCATCGAGCAAAAGGCGAGCGAAATTTTAGAAAACGAGGGCTTTAGCGAGATAGTGACGCCGTTTTTCTCGTATCATCAGCACCTTAGCGTCAATGCCACGCAGCTGCTGCGCTTCAGCGATAGTGCAAACCACCAAATAAGCCTGCGTGCCGATAGCACCGTCGATGTCGTGCGTATCGTGCTAAGGAGGCTAAAGGGCGACATCAACAAAAGATGGTTTTACATCCAGCCGGTTTTCCGCTATCCAAGCTCGGAGATCTATCAGATCGGAGCCGAGCTGATCGGTGAAAGCGACGTTTCAAAGAGCGTAAAGATCGTCGCGCAGCTACTGGAGGAGCTGAAATTTGAAGCGTTTTTGCAGCTTAGCAATATAGAGATCCCGCGTGCGGTGTGCAAAATTTTAAATTTGCCGATCGAAATTTTTGAAAAGGGGCAGATAGAGCAAATTTTAGCTCAAGATGTCGCTTGGCTGAGCCGTTTGGCGTTATTAAAGACCCCTGGCGAGCTTAGCGAGATGATACCTCTCGTGCCAGGTGAGTTGAAAGCGCCGCTTGAAAGTTTAAAAGAGCTTGCAAATTCGTTGAAATATAAAAATTTAAGAATAGTTCCGCTATATTACTCGAAAATGAGATATTACGATAAGCTGTTTTTTAGATTTTTAAGCGCCAACGCCATATTGGCAGGCGGCGGAAACTATGAGATAGACGGCATTTCAAGCAGTGGCTTTGCGGTTTATACCGATGCGTTGATAGAACAATCAAATTAA